TCGGGTGCGCCGCCACATTGTGCCGGGATCTGCCCGTAGATGGAAAACCAGGCCATAAGCGGCGTGATGCCGGTAGCCTGCGCTGAAACAAGCTGGGCTACCTCGTTCCAGTTTTTGGGATCAAGAATGTATTGCTGCGCTTCCAACTCGGCCTTCAACCAGGCCAGAGCCAAGTCGGGGTGCTTCTGGAGAAAGTCTGCACGCATGGCGACGAATCCGGCATCAGGGGTACCAAACGTATTGCCGGTGGCGACAACACGAGCAACGCCCTCACCGGCGAGATCGCTGATGCGGCTCACCGTGGGTTCCCACAACACGGCGGCGTCAATCTTTTTTACGCGGAAGTTGGTGGCGATAACTTCCAAAGATTCGTTAAGGATGGTCTTGGGCTTAATGTTGCTGTGCTCCATGACGGTGCGCAGAAAACGCTCGGCACAGCTGCCTTTCGGCGTCGCGATCGTTTTGTCGTCCAGCCATTTGACGGCGTCTTCAGGCGAAGCGAATTGGGGGGCGTCCGCGCGCACCATGATCACATTGCAGCGCTGCCCGGCGGAAAACCCCAGGGACGCCACCAGCTTGATGGGTGCGATATTGGTTTTGGTCGTGCAGACTACGGCGGGCATGTCGCCCAGATAACCGATGCTCTGTTTGTCCGCGAGCATCGCATTCACGATGACGGAACCTTGCAGAGCCCCTTCAAACTCCACCTCGGTTCCCTGAGGCATGTATTTTTTCCAAATTTCCTTGGCGCGAATCACTATGGCCGAATAAGAAATGGTGTCGTACGGCTGGTAGCCGACCACAATTTTTTCGGCAAAGGACGGCGTCACCATGCCGAAGCAAAGGACAACGGCAAAAACCCACACGAGAAGTTTACGCATAATGAACGCTCCTTGGGAATAAAAAGGTCCTGATCCACACAACGTTCTCAACCAATATATTCATAATGAAATAGTTGCGCCAAAAAGCCTGTTAAACCTAGCCGGAATACTCCCTAATCACGCCCCGGCGATCCCCAACTTCACTAGGTAAAATCTGACGCTGCCATGGGTAGAAATACCGTATGGGGGCGGCACGCCGACGAGCGGGACCGGCCCCTTGTTTCCGTGAAGCCGTGCAGTGCGGCGAAAATGCATTCATAAAGCCAACCGAACCCTGTACGACTCGCTCCTGGCTTTACCCGCAAGGCGACGATTCGGCCCCATGATGAAGTTGTTTGCGCAGCCGCCAAAGCGTCTCAACCTCGCAGGACACCCTATGGCCGCAGATGCAGCCATGCGGATCTGATGGTGTTTTTCATAAGCATGGTAATGGTCATGGGCCCAACGCCGCCGGGTACGGGGGTGATTTTGCCCGCCACCTGTCTGGCTGCTTCAAAATCCACATCACCAGAAAGAATGGGTTTACTTGTTTCTTCATTGAACCCTACGCGGTTAACGCCCACATCAATGACCGTGGCCCCAGGCTTTATCCAATCCGGTTTGACGAGGCCGGGCACTCCGGCGGCCACAATCAGGATGTCCGCCCTCCGGCAATGGGCGCCAAGCTCTCGAGAACCCGTGTGCACCAGGGTCACTGTGGCGTTGCCCCCCTTGCCTTTCTGCCCCATCATGACGGCAATGGGCTTGCCCACGATGTTGGACCTGCCCACCACTACGACTTCGGCGCCGCTGGTTTCCGTCCCGGACCGCACGATCAGTTCCTGAATGCCAGCGGGAGTGCACGGCAGAAAATTGACTGCTTTGCCGCCGATAAGCAGACGGCCAAGATTCACAGGGTGAAATCCGTCCACATCTTTCTCCGGGCTGATGGCGTAAAGCACCTTTGTCGCGTCAATATGCCGCGGTAGAGGAAGCTGCACTAAAATGCCGTGAATGGACGGGTCGTTGTTATACCTGTCAATAAGGGCCAACAGTTCCGCTTCGGTGATGTCTTCGGGCTGGTTGTCCTGTATTTCATGGAAACCCAAGCTGTTTGCCGTCTTTATCTTCAGCGATACATAGCTGACAGAAGCCGGGTTACTGCCAACAAGAATGGTTACAAGGCCGGGTACGCAGCCATGTCTGCTGCGTATGGTAGTGACTTCATCATGTAGTTCAGCCAGCATTGTAGCGCGCAGTGCAGTGCCGCTGATTATTTCAGCTGTCATACGCATCCCCCCAAAATGTAAAGTTTACTGTGATATTAACGTCCTTGTCCTTGCATGGCGCGTGGTTCTGCAGACCATTGCAACCTTAAAAATACGCCGGCCAGG
This DNA window, taken from Desulfovibrio sp. 86, encodes the following:
- a CDS encoding NrtA/SsuA/CpmA family ABC transporter substrate-binding protein, producing MRKLLVWVFAVVLCFGMVTPSFAEKIVVGYQPYDTISYSAIVIRAKEIWKKYMPQGTEVEFEGALQGSVIVNAMLADKQSIGYLGDMPAVVCTTKTNIAPIKLVASLGFSAGQRCNVIMVRADAPQFASPEDAVKWLDDKTIATPKGSCAERFLRTVMEHSNIKPKTILNESLEVIATNFRVKKIDAAVLWEPTVSRISDLAGEGVARVVATGNTFGTPDAGFVAMRADFLQKHPDLALAWLKAELEAQQYILDPKNWNEVAQLVSAQATGITPLMAWFSIYGQIPAQCGGAPERDTKPYIFTPAVHNLLEGTYTFLFKNKIIDVDHAPAGAIDDSLAVKAAKELNVHVPLGVIVPKDISTANLPK
- the folD gene encoding bifunctional methylenetetrahydrofolate dehydrogenase/methenyltetrahydrofolate cyclohydrolase FolD, with product MTAEIISGTALRATMLAELHDEVTTIRSRHGCVPGLVTILVGSNPASVSYVSLKIKTANSLGFHEIQDNQPEDITEAELLALIDRYNNDPSIHGILVQLPLPRHIDATKVLYAISPEKDVDGFHPVNLGRLLIGGKAVNFLPCTPAGIQELIVRSGTETSGAEVVVVGRSNIVGKPIAVMMGQKGKGGNATVTLVHTGSRELGAHCRRADILIVAAGVPGLVKPDWIKPGATVIDVGVNRVGFNEETSKPILSGDVDFEAARQVAGKITPVPGGVGPMTITMLMKNTIRSAWLHLRP